A region of the Halalkalicoccus tibetensis genome:
TGTGGTACTATCTTGCATGGCATGGTATTCATCTCAATGCTATCTCTTAAATATTCCTTTAGCTATAAAATTTATAATATGAGTGCTATGACAATCGAGAAGAAGAATGCGAATATTGAGACAATTGCACCACCAAGAGTGTACGTTTTCAAGCCACCAGTCACCTCCAGACCAGCCAATTCAGTCACAACCCAGAAACCACTATCATTAATATGACCAATACTCATACCACCTGCGAGTGCCGAAAGAGCTAGGGCTACAGGTGCAACAGTCGTTTCAACACCAGCTATGATAGTCATCGCCGTGATCCCTGCAACTGTCCCTGAACCTTGTGCGACGCGCATGACCAGACCAAGCACATAGGCGATTACAACGATCATTATTCCATCACCACTTGCACCAACAAGACTGAGCATTGCGTCAGCAGCCTCTGTCTCCTGAATAACAAATCCAAATGCGCCCCCAGCGCCCGTTATTGCCAAGACGATCCCTGCAGGGCGCAAGGCTTCCGAGAATTCATCTGAAAGATTCTCATGCCCCATCGTAATCACATATATGATGATAGCGACAATCAGTCCTGCAAGAAGTGCAATGATTTGACTACTGAGAAATTCGAAAAAGACGTTTAGCTCGCCTAAGAGAGCCTCAGAAGTAGTCCCGATCATAATAAAGATGATAGGCACAGCGATTGGAAGAAGAGAAACAAGAAACGAAGGGGGATTCTCCACTGTTTCTTCCTCTTCATCTACAAACGGTATTTCACTAATATCATCACCAGTCCAAATATGATCAATAACAGCAACAAAAACACCAATTGATAATGTAATCGATAGTATTCCACCAATCAAACCAACAATCATCATTGTTCCAAGTTCGAAATCAAGTAAAGCGGGTGCAGCAAGTGGATTGGGGGTCGGGGGGATAAACGTGTGTGCACCGGCCGCCCCAATCGCGAGTGGTCCGATCACTAGCGGGTATGAGAGTTCAGTTTCTCGCCAGAGAGCAATGACCATTGGAATCATCACGAGAAATGCAACGTCGAAAAAGACAGGAATTGCGATAATAGCACCTGAAATGCCGATTGCGTATGGAATATATTTTGTTGGAACCGCATCTGTCATTCCCAATGCAATTGTTCTAGCACCACCACATCGAGCGAGTAGCATCCCGATCATAATCCCAAAAATGATTGGCAAGCCAATTGACGCCATTAAGTCACCGAATCCCTCACCGATTGCATCAACTGTCTCTGTTAAACCAAGCCCCGATGCGATACCCATATAGAGTGAACCACTTACTAATGACACCGCTGGATCAATGTCAAGCACTATGATCAATCCAAGAACAATGCCAATTGCGATTACGAGGTTTATAGCTAGTATGGTTGTTCCTACCATATACCCTTCTCGTAAACAAGAGTAATAATAATTTGTATTTATCACTAATCTTTTTATATCTTGGTGAGGTATATATTGCTGCCTCACACTGACTCAGGAGCCTAACTCGGAGTGAGGAGATCGTCTCGAATATTTTGCCGGTATCTGTTGATGATGATCGCGGCGATTACGAGAACGCCAAAGAAGATATTCACTTGATTACCGCCTAGTCCAGTTTGTATAAGACCAGCATCAAACACGCCGATAAGCAGTGCACCACCAATCATATTAACAATTGACCCCCGGCCACCTGTTAAACTGGCACCTCCAATAACAGCACCGGCAAATGCCATGAAGACGGCACCATCGGCCATTCCTGGGGTTGCCGAGCCAAGAAATCCTGTAAATAGGAGTCCCGAGAAAGCACTCAAGACACCAGAGATCACAAATACCCAAAATACAGTATTAGTGACGCTAATTCCGACTCGGTTTGATGCTTCTGAATCGCCACCGACTGAGTAGACGTTACTACCAAATTGGGTCTGCCTCATGAGAATATGAATCAGGACAGCAGCAATGACCAGGACGAAGATCGCGATCGGGATTCCAGCGATTGTATCACCACCAATAGCGAGATAAGTTGCTGGGAATCCTTCACTAATCGGATTGAGGCTAAGTTCGAGTGTTGCATACTGGAGGATGAAGAAGGTGCCAAGAGTGACAAGAAATGGATTGAGATCCAGAAAGGCAATAAAGAAACCGTTGAACGCACCGATCAATGCTCCAATGAAGAGGATCGTAATAACGCCTAACCACCAAGGCATCCACGGTGCCCAGGAAGTGAGGAGGAGTGCATTTAACATTCCTGCAAACCCTGCCGCCTGACCAACAGAAAGATCGAAATTGCCGCTCAAGAGGCAGATCCCTTCAGCCATAACCAGAAAGCTGAGCATAACACTTGAGAATACGATGAACTGGAGATTAGAATAGTTGAAGAACTGTGGTCCATTGATGATTCCAAAAGCAAGAACTGTCGCAACTAATAGTACCCATATAAAATTGTCAACTAAAAATAGTTTTGTTTGGGTTGATTTTTCACCTGACAGCGCTTCCTTTGCGTTGGCTAAGTCTAACTCCATACAGAGCTCTGACTTACTGGTTCACAATAATAAGTGATAAACGTTCTGCAACAGACAACAGTTCTTCTACGCCAAAAGAACGGTATGATTTCGTCCAGTTGACTAAGTCAATCGTCTTGGCCGAAGATAACACCCCAGTTTGAGGATTCATCGTAATTATCGGGTGTCAGGAGTCGACCGCTCGTCTGGAACCATGGATGATCGTGTTGCTCCTGGACAGTTGCCGGTGCCCAATCCTGTCCTTCCCAGATATCTACACCCATATGTTCCTCGCCTGTTATCTCTAAGTCATCAGTATCAATTTCGTCACCAACATCAGGCAACGCATCTTCTCCTTCTGTCCGGGCTACTTCTAGATAATGCATTGCAATCGGTAGATAATACTGCGTAGGCTGGGTGAAGGCCCGCTGCAACCATTCGCTATCGAATAGGTCGACTACAGTTGGGCTACCATCCATACATGCCATGAACACTTCTCCAGGTTCCATGCCATACGTATCAAGTGCACCTGCAGCTCCGGCTGCCATCTCTCCATTTGCTGCAAAGATCGCATCGACCTCACCATCAACCGACTGTAAAACGGAATAGAGACCCTCTTGAGCCGGTTCTCGGTTGAAATCAGCACTTATCTCAAGGATTTCGATTTCATCATGTTCATCGACGGCATTTCTGAATCCTTGTTCCCTTTCGGTTCCAATGGCCATCCCAAGGTCTCCCTGCAAGTTCACAACAGTTCCTTCAGCTTCTCCATCCGATTCGAGATAGGTGACGATCTCTTCCCCAAGTTCCTCACAAGCAGGCTCGTTTCCGATATAGACACTCATAGTGAGGTCAGGTGTATCGATATCAGAGTTAGCTGCGATGACTGGAATATCCTGACTAACGGCCTGCTCAACTTGATTTGCAGGAGCGGTTTCAGAGACCGGACCAACTAAGATACCGTCAGCGTCCTGTTGGGCGAAGTTTTGAATATGAGAGATCTGTTCTTCTTCTTCGCCCCGTGAATTGTTATTCTCAAAGTCAAACCCATGGTCTTCGGCATAGTATTCTCCACCTTGTACGTACGCCTCCTCCCACGATCCGTACATCCCCCAAATCGTGTGAGGATAAAAAGGACCACCATTGTCTTCATCGTCTCCGCCGAGACAACCTGCGATACTGGCGATTCCTGCTACCCCCGCTGTTTTGAGGATATTTCTCCTATTCATAGGAGTGTTGCTACCATCTGCCATGTTATTCTATCTCTTGTTTTGATTGCTGGGTAAAAAGTCTTTCCTATTTTATCACACACTTTCGCGAAGTGAACTCTCAAAAACGAATCAAGGCTATATGTCTACGGCGTTGCCGTGGTTTCAGTATCTCGTTCTGGTACCCCAGCCTGCATCTCTTCCAGTTCATCGGTGTTCGTCTCCTCCTTCAGGAGATCTCCGACTTTGTCTCCTCGGGAAAACACTACGAACCGATCACAGATACGATAGGCATGAGGAAGATTGTGAGTGATAAATATCACTGACGTTCCGGACTCCTTGAGCTGCTCGACGAAATCGAGAACCTTCCGTACACCCGATATGGCTAACGCCGTCGTCGGTTCGTCCAAAATAACGAGATCAGCATCAAAGTACATCGCTCTTGCAATCGCGACTCCTTGTTTTTCACCACCAGAACAGAATCGCACTTCTTGATCTGGTGACGAAATGTCTAGCCCGAGTTCACGGGTTATCTTTTCGGCCTCTGTTCGCATAGTCTCCTTATCTAAGACTTTAATCGGCCCGACACCGGTCGTCAACTCTCTCCCGAGGAAGAGATTCTGTGCCACACTCCGATCTTCAACTACAGCTTGATCTTGAAATACGGTTTCGATATTCAGTTTTCGGGCTTCATTGACGGATGAGATGTCGACGCGCTCTCCCTTCCAGAAGACATCACCAGATGTCTGTGAGTGGACACCAGTGATAATCTCAACTAATGTTGATTTTCCAGCACCATTATCTCCAACGAGACCAACGATCTCACCAGGATAGACACTGAAATCAACGTTCTTGAGTGCATGAACGGACCCATACCATTTATTTATATTCTCCATGCGTAGAAGAGGCTCTGTCTGCTCGCGGTCTATTGTTGGTGCCATTCTGTTCTACGACTTCGTCAATAATCGATAATAAAGGTTATGCTAGTGATTCTTCCAGACGAGTATCATTTTCCATGGATTGTTTCGAAAGTCACCGAAGCAACCCGAGATGGTGGTAAGCTGCTTCGTCGGTTATCCAGGAAATGTCGCTTTCAGATAGGGAATCTACCTTTCGAAGCCAGTTACGAGCTTCAGCGTAGCTAGCGACGTCACTGACATTCGGATAATCTGAGCCCCAAATAACACGTTCCCGTCCGAAAACATCAATCAACCATCGAACGTGGCTATGCATATCTTGGTACGGGAATCCTTCATTCGACATATGAGGTACCTCGGAAATCTTGACCGCTACAGAATCGAATTCGGCGAGATCAGTAAGCCGGCTAAAGGTTCCAGTATCTAGGGGTGTATCTGGGTCAGCATGGCAGAAATGGTCGAACAGATAGGTCAACTCGGGATATGTCTCAACTAGTTCTATGGCTTGATCGAGTTGCTTGTGATCACAGAGGATCTGAACTATCGCATTATTCTCGACAGCGGCTTCCCAAAACTCCGTCTCCTTAATCGCATCTCGAAGCCATGTTACACTCGGGTCAAATGTTTCCCACATCTGCTCGTATGGACAGGCCACGCCAAGTCGAAATCCGAGGACTCCATCGACAGCCATGCACGTTTGAAGTTGCTCAGAAGCATCCTCAGCAAACGGATCGAGCATAACGATCCCATACAATCGGTCATGGTCTTTTACTATTTGGAGGGTATACTCGTTGTCGGTCCATTCGCAAATGGGATACCCGACAACGACAGCTTCATCGATACCGTTACGATCCATATCCGCCAGCAGTCTATCAGCCGTATACACCGTATGGACGTCAAAAGCATCGACAAGGTCGAGGATCGGGCCATTGACCCAGGGATGCTCAACTGTTGCAGGTCCCCATGCATGCGTGTGTGAGTCTAGTACCATATGATTGGATTGAGAGATACTGTACTAAAGCTTATCCATAGGTCTTCTGACTACTCGACTGAGAACACAAAGCGCCCTGAACCGACCTCAGCTACGAGATCATCCCCGTCTGATTCCACCGCTTCGATACCAGCAATGGTGTCCTCAGATAGTTGTACATCCGATTCAGCGACCGTAGCATTAGCCGCGTTCGGAAGCCGAACCGTCGCATGCGAATTCCATGGAACAGTCACAGTTAGTTCGTAGTGACCGCTGTTGTCCTGCTCCCAAGCAACAGCGAGTTCGCCGTTCCAAGTTTCTACACTAGCAGACGCCCACTCTAGATCATCAACGAGGGATGGCGCAATCGTTACGTGGTCAGTGATCGGCCGATCATCTAGTTGGATTCCGCCGAGTATTTCATAGAAGAATTCCGAAACGTGCGTATAGGGCGAATGGTTCAATGAGTTCATTCCGGAACCAACACTCTCATCGGAATTCCAACGCTCCCACATTGTCGTCGCACCGTTGTGGACCATGTACACCCATCCAGGCTGTTCAGGCTGGCTAACGACCTTGTAGGCTAGGTCAGCATAACCGTGATCAGCAAGCGTATGAATCAGTGGACGCGTCCCAAGGAAACCTGTTTGAAGCTTCTCGCCATCAGCTCGGACCTTCTCTGCAAGATTCCCGGCAACTATGTCAACAGACTCCTCTGGCACCATTCCAAAGAACAGCGGAACCGCATAAGAAGACTGAGTGCCTGGACCATACATCCCCTTTGCAGAATCGAAATAGCGGTCGTTGAATGCATCGTTCACGTACTCTGCACGCTCTCGGTATGCCTTCGCGTCGGTAGTGTTGCCGAGAACATCTGCTATCTTCGCAAAAGTATCTATAACCTGGTATAGGAACGCTGTATTATACAAATCATGAGGCAGGCCGCGTCGTCCATCAGCGTTTTCGAAAGTCAGCCAGTCTCCAAACTTCCCGTAGCTATCGGGAAGAATCCCAT
Encoded here:
- a CDS encoding ABC transporter permease; this translates as MELDLANAKEALSGEKSTQTKLFLVDNFIWVLLVATVLAFGIINGPQFFNYSNLQFIVFSSVMLSFLVMAEGICLLSGNFDLSVGQAAGFAGMLNALLLTSWAPWMPWWLGVITILFIGALIGAFNGFFIAFLDLNPFLVTLGTFFILQYATLELSLNPISEGFPATYLAIGGDTIAGIPIAIFVLVIAAVLIHILMRQTQFGSNVYSVGGDSEASNRVGISVTNTVFWVFVISGVLSAFSGLLFTGFLGSATPGMADGAVFMAFAGAVIGGASLTGGRGSIVNMIGGALLIGVFDAGLIQTGLGGNQVNIFFGVLVIAAIIINRYRQNIRDDLLTPS
- a CDS encoding sugar ABC transporter substrate-binding protein, producing the protein MADGSNTPMNRRNILKTAGVAGIASIAGCLGGDDEDNGGPFYPHTIWGMYGSWEEAYVQGGEYYAEDHGFDFENNNSRGEEEEQISHIQNFAQQDADGILVGPVSETAPANQVEQAVSQDIPVIAANSDIDTPDLTMSVYIGNEPACEELGEEIVTYLESDGEAEGTVVNLQGDLGMAIGTEREQGFRNAVDEHDEIEILEISADFNREPAQEGLYSVLQSVDGEVDAIFAANGEMAAGAAGALDTYGMEPGEVFMACMDGSPTVVDLFDSEWLQRAFTQPTQYYLPIAMHYLEVARTEGEDALPDVGDEIDTDDLEITGEEHMGVDIWEGQDWAPATVQEQHDHPWFQTSGRLLTPDNYDESSNWGVIFGQDD
- a CDS encoding ATP-binding cassette domain-containing protein; amino-acid sequence: MAPTIDREQTEPLLRMENINKWYGSVHALKNVDFSVYPGEIVGLVGDNGAGKSTLVEIITGVHSQTSGDVFWKGERVDISSVNEARKLNIETVFQDQAVVEDRSVAQNLFLGRELTTGVGPIKVLDKETMRTEAEKITRELGLDISSPDQEVRFCSGGEKQGVAIARAMYFDADLVILDEPTTALAISGVRKVLDFVEQLKESGTSVIFITHNLPHAYRICDRFVVFSRGDKVGDLLKEETNTDELEEMQAGVPERDTETTATP
- a CDS encoding amidohydrolase family protein, with protein sequence MVLDSHTHAWGPATVEHPWVNGPILDLVDAFDVHTVYTADRLLADMDRNGIDEAVVVGYPICEWTDNEYTLQIVKDHDRLYGIVMLDPFAEDASEQLQTCMAVDGVLGFRLGVACPYEQMWETFDPSVTWLRDAIKETEFWEAAVENNAIVQILCDHKQLDQAIELVETYPELTYLFDHFCHADPDTPLDTGTFSRLTDLAEFDSVAVKISEVPHMSNEGFPYQDMHSHVRWLIDVFGRERVIWGSDYPNVSDVASYAEARNWLRKVDSLSESDISWITDEAAYHHLGLLR